One window of the Chryseobacterium sp. CY350 genome contains the following:
- a CDS encoding Ppx/GppA phosphatase family protein — translation MIIAAIDIGSNAARLLINEVKIQNGKPEFIKLNLLRIPLRLGMDVFTLGKIGEEREKMVLDSMKIFSDLMKIYKVEHYRACATSAMRDAENGKDIIEKVKNYADLSIEIISGDEEATLVYENHVAEGLDKDFAYLYVDVGGGSTELTFYENDKMVYEKSFNIGTIRLLNNLVTEDNWKEMKEEIKANINSKMQIVAIGSGGNINKVFSMSKTKDGKPMSIAYLKNAYKEFSSLTVEERMTKYGFREDRADVLAHALKIYNFVMHWAEINKIFVPKISVADGLIHNIYERVSGEE, via the coding sequence ATGATCATTGCAGCGATAGATATAGGAAGTAATGCGGCCCGACTTTTAATCAATGAGGTGAAAATTCAAAATGGAAAGCCTGAATTTATTAAATTAAATCTCCTCCGAATTCCTCTGAGATTGGGAATGGATGTTTTTACGCTGGGAAAAATCGGTGAAGAGCGTGAAAAAATGGTTTTGGATTCTATGAAAATTTTCAGTGATCTAATGAAAATTTATAAAGTTGAACATTACAGAGCCTGCGCCACCAGCGCGATGCGTGATGCTGAAAACGGTAAAGATATTATTGAAAAAGTTAAAAATTACGCAGATCTTTCCATTGAGATTATTTCCGGAGACGAAGAAGCAACTTTGGTGTACGAAAATCACGTCGCAGAAGGTCTCGACAAAGATTTTGCTTATCTTTATGTAGACGTTGGCGGCGGTTCTACCGAACTGACTTTCTACGAAAATGACAAAATGGTCTACGAAAAATCTTTCAACATCGGAACCATCCGTCTTCTCAACAATCTCGTGACAGAAGACAACTGGAAGGAAATGAAAGAGGAAATTAAAGCCAATATCAATAGTAAAATGCAAATTGTAGCCATTGGTTCCGGCGGAAACATCAACAAAGTATTCTCGATGAGCAAAACCAAAGACGGCAAACCAATGTCGATTGCGTATTTAAAAAATGCTTACAAAGAATTTAGCAGTCTGACTGTCGAAGAAAGAATGACAAAATACGGTTTCAGAGAAGACAGAGCCGACGTTTTGGCTCACGCTTTGAAAATCTACAATTTTGTAATGCACTGGGCAGAAATCAACAAGATTTTTGTTCCGAAAATTTCTGTGGCGGATGGTTTGATTCATAATATTTATGAGAGGGTTTCTGGGGAGGAATAA
- a CDS encoding choice-of-anchor I family protein, with protein sequence MKNKYLLRGLLPIAALFYGSVSGQSTLVHYWNFNNSTSVAALTTPTTSLLNGSITAISTGTGSTDTFIDFANGVNQNFNIENLNARNGDASGTHLRYNYPINGNVQFLLPTTGYNNVVVKFTTRRSGSGAGNQNWFYSLDGTTFVPYQTVTSQDANPQLITFDFSAVSGVSNNPNFKLKVEFAQGGGGAVGNNRFDNFTVDATPAGGVDTTPPTVAYLPANNVNNASTTINPTITFNENVRLIDNSAITSANAQSLVELRINNATGAVVPFTTTFANNAITVIPTTGLVPNQAYYLALKPNLVEDTSDNAVTTVTSSTFTTAGTSIALEKNLIKVNENTGTLAFKINVNNPSNAAVNLVVKPSSFNTANGSDFTLANQTINITPSTTSVTINIPITDDNLEEQQAEYFVVGLENPVGATITGDANSTIYIIDNDRAAPVASNQIQLNYIGSFDPSGNSTSSTEIVVHDAATQRLFTISSLTDVFDIINFSNPTTPTVIQTVNMTPYGGITSIAVKNGIIAVASPNGTNPQGNGSVVFFDINGVFLKQLNVGVLPDMITFSPDGTKVMTANEGEPNDAYTVDPEGSISIIDVPTLTVAGIQALTQTNVTTLGFTQFNGMEATLATTGGRKVKSTSTLAQDLEPEYIAISPDSQKAWVSCQENNAIIEVNLTTKALTGIWGLGKKDMSLPGNGFDASDNNGEVLIANWPVKAYYNPDAMASYKIGNTNYLVTANEGDEKDLGGFSERTTVGAAGYTLDSTVFPNASILKASHNLGRFRVTKVNGNTDGDTDFEEIHALGARSFSVFNTDTKQLVYDSGDQFERHVAANHPLIFNADNEANGAKTRSRAKGPEPEGVTLGTINGQTFAFITLERTGGVMVYNVTDPNNVTFTDYKHSRSTSAFGGDNGPEGITFIPAANMTNGKAYVIVANEISGTLSMYEVAASPTLSTGEVKPEKATFNIFPNPVTKGNTLYFNRAQGYELFDMSGKLLGKEKSALTIDTSKLNTGVYLIQTSEGQVKRVIVK encoded by the coding sequence ATGAAGAACAAATACCTATTGAGAGGCTTGCTGCCTATTGCCGCATTATTTTACGGTTCAGTTTCGGGACAGAGCACTTTAGTTCACTACTGGAACTTTAATAACAGTACATCCGTTGCAGCACTCACCACTCCTACTACATCTCTTCTGAATGGCTCCATTACAGCAATTTCTACAGGAACAGGAAGCACAGATACTTTCATTGATTTCGCAAATGGTGTCAACCAAAATTTTAATATTGAAAATTTAAACGCAAGAAACGGAGACGCTTCCGGAACACATTTAAGATATAATTATCCAATTAACGGAAATGTACAGTTTCTTTTACCTACAACCGGATACAACAATGTTGTTGTAAAATTTACAACAAGAAGATCAGGCTCGGGAGCGGGAAATCAGAATTGGTTCTACTCTTTAGACGGAACTACTTTTGTACCTTATCAGACGGTAACTTCTCAAGATGCTAATCCGCAGCTTATTACATTTGATTTTTCAGCTGTTTCGGGAGTTTCCAACAATCCGAATTTTAAATTAAAAGTGGAATTCGCGCAGGGTGGCGGAGGTGCAGTTGGAAACAACAGATTTGATAATTTCACGGTAGACGCCACTCCAGCCGGAGGGGTTGATACTACTCCACCAACTGTTGCCTACTTGCCTGCAAACAACGTAAATAATGCTTCTACAACAATAAATCCTACGATCACATTTAATGAAAATGTAAGATTAATTGACAATTCTGCGATTACTTCTGCCAATGCACAAAGTTTGGTTGAACTAAGAATTAACAATGCAACAGGGGCAGTCGTTCCTTTCACTACAACTTTCGCGAACAATGCTATTACGGTAATTCCTACCACTGGTTTGGTTCCGAATCAGGCTTATTATTTAGCTTTAAAACCGAATTTGGTTGAAGATACAAGCGACAATGCCGTAACGACCGTCACATCAAGTACTTTCACTACAGCAGGAACGAGCATTGCCTTGGAGAAAAATTTAATTAAAGTCAATGAAAATACTGGAACTTTAGCATTTAAGATCAATGTTAACAATCCTTCAAATGCAGCGGTTAATTTGGTCGTAAAACCTTCGTCATTCAACACTGCAAACGGCAGTGATTTTACTTTGGCTAATCAGACGATCAACATTACTCCGTCTACGACAAGTGTTACCATTAACATTCCAATTACAGATGATAACTTGGAAGAACAACAGGCAGAATATTTTGTGGTTGGTCTTGAAAATCCGGTTGGTGCTACGATTACGGGCGATGCCAATTCTACGATTTACATTATTGATAATGATAGAGCGGCTCCGGTGGCGTCCAATCAAATTCAGTTAAATTATATCGGAAGTTTTGATCCTTCAGGAAACAGCACGAGTTCGACTGAAATCGTAGTTCATGATGCTGCAACACAAAGATTGTTTACCATCAGTTCTTTAACCGATGTTTTTGATATCATTAATTTCTCAAACCCAACCACTCCGACCGTCATTCAGACTGTCAACATGACTCCTTACGGTGGCATTACGAGTATTGCTGTCAAGAACGGAATTATCGCCGTAGCCTCACCCAACGGAACGAATCCTCAAGGAAATGGTTCGGTTGTATTTTTCGACATTAATGGAGTTTTCCTTAAGCAACTAAACGTTGGCGTTTTACCGGATATGATTACGTTTAGCCCAGACGGAACCAAAGTCATGACTGCCAATGAAGGAGAACCAAACGATGCTTACACGGTAGATCCTGAAGGTTCGATCAGCATTATTGATGTTCCGACTTTAACGGTTGCAGGAATTCAGGCTTTAACGCAAACAAATGTTACAACACTTGGTTTCACTCAGTTTAACGGCATGGAAGCTACTTTAGCAACCACCGGAGGACGAAAAGTAAAATCAACAAGCACTTTGGCTCAGGATTTAGAACCTGAATACATCGCGATCAGTCCGGACAGCCAGAAAGCATGGGTTTCTTGTCAGGAAAACAATGCGATTATTGAAGTTAATTTAACCACAAAAGCGTTAACCGGAATTTGGGGATTAGGTAAAAAAGACATGAGTCTTCCAGGGAACGGTTTCGATGCTTCAGACAATAACGGAGAAGTATTGATTGCCAACTGGCCTGTGAAAGCGTATTACAATCCGGATGCAATGGCATCTTATAAAATCGGAAACACCAATTATTTAGTTACCGCTAACGAAGGTGACGAAAAAGATTTGGGTGGTTTCAGTGAAAGAACAACTGTCGGAGCGGCGGGATATACTTTAGATTCAACTGTTTTCCCGAATGCTTCTATTTTAAAAGCTTCGCATAATTTAGGAAGATTCAGAGTGACGAAGGTGAATGGAAACACTGATGGAGATACAGATTTCGAAGAAATTCATGCTTTGGGAGCGAGATCATTCTCAGTTTTCAATACAGACACCAAACAGTTGGTTTACGACAGTGGAGATCAGTTTGAAAGACACGTCGCAGCAAATCATCCTTTGATTTTCAATGCAGATAACGAAGCCAACGGAGCCAAAACCCGAAGCCGAGCAAAAGGCCCAGAACCGGAAGGTGTAACTTTAGGAACCATCAACGGTCAGACTTTCGCATTCATCACTTTGGAAAGAACCGGAGGTGTGATGGTTTACAACGTAACAGATCCAAACAATGTAACATTTACAGATTACAAACACTCAAGATCGACTTCTGCATTTGGTGGCGATAATGGTCCGGAAGGAATTACTTTCATTCCTGCAGCAAATATGACCAATGGAAAAGCCTACGTCATCGTTGCCAACGAGATCAGTGGAACATTATCAATGTATGAAGTTGCAGCTTCTCCAACATTATCAACTGGCGAAGTAAAACCTGAAAAAGCAACCTTCAATATCTTCCCGAATCCTGTAACCAAAGGAAATACCCTATATTTCAACAGAGCACAAGGTTATGAATTATTCGATATGAGCGGTAAACTTCTTGGAAAAGAAAAATCTGCCTTAACCATCGATACTTCAAAACTAAACACCGGAGTTTATTTAATTCAAACATCAGAAGGACAGGTAAAAAGAGTCATTGTAAAGTAA
- a CDS encoding NifU family protein encodes MEINITHEQTVTKVLEALESIRPFLNKDGGDIELLDVKDNTVFVKLLGNCSGCSLNFSTLKLGVENTIKQHAPEIEKVVNVE; translated from the coding sequence ATGGAGATAAATATAACACACGAACAAACTGTAACCAAGGTATTAGAAGCTCTGGAAAGCATTCGTCCGTTTTTGAACAAAGACGGTGGCGATATCGAGCTTTTGGATGTAAAAGATAATACCGTTTTTGTAAAACTTCTGGGAAACTGTTCAGGTTGCTCTCTTAATTTTTCAACATTGAAATTAGGGGTAGAAAATACCATCAAGCAACATGCTCCCGAAATTGAAAAGGTAGTAAATGTAGAATAA
- a CDS encoding Mrp/NBP35 family ATP-binding protein, giving the protein MLTKEKVQDFLKEIEVDDLVSNFQVMGSDVYIDMTAHSPAMHEKKKLEAAMKQAFASEFGEEINLKLKIVSPEPSEVQLSQIKGKQIPGIQNIIAIASGKGGVGKSTVAANLAVTLAKMGFKVGILDADIYGPSVPTMFDTEGQKPISVEIDGKNLMKPIENYGVKMLSIGYFSGANQAVVWRGPMASKALNQMIRDAAWGELDFLLIDLPPGTGDIHLSIIQEVPVTGAVIVSTPQHVALADVRKGIAMFNMESINIPVLGLVENMAYFTPEELPDNKYYIFGNQGAQYLADDLNIPVLGEIPLIQSIREAGDVGRPAALQENSKIAEIYTETARKMVESLVERNKFLPPTEAVKITTMAGCSPKK; this is encoded by the coding sequence ATGTTGACTAAAGAAAAGGTTCAGGATTTCCTTAAAGAAATAGAAGTAGATGATTTGGTGAGTAACTTTCAGGTAATGGGCAGCGATGTATACATCGACATGACCGCTCATTCACCGGCAATGCACGAAAAAAAGAAGCTTGAAGCAGCGATGAAACAGGCTTTTGCAAGTGAATTTGGAGAAGAAATTAATTTAAAACTTAAAATAGTTTCTCCCGAGCCAAGTGAAGTTCAGCTAAGTCAGATCAAAGGAAAACAAATCCCTGGAATTCAAAATATTATCGCCATCGCATCCGGAAAAGGAGGTGTTGGTAAGTCTACGGTCGCTGCAAATCTTGCGGTAACTTTAGCAAAAATGGGTTTTAAAGTTGGAATTTTAGATGCCGATATTTACGGGCCGTCTGTTCCAACGATGTTTGATACAGAAGGTCAAAAGCCTATTTCTGTAGAAATTGATGGGAAAAACTTAATGAAACCTATCGAAAATTATGGTGTGAAAATGCTTTCCATCGGATATTTTTCAGGAGCAAATCAGGCAGTGGTTTGGAGAGGGCCAATGGCTTCAAAAGCATTGAACCAAATGATCAGAGATGCTGCCTGGGGAGAATTGGATTTCTTATTAATCGATCTTCCTCCGGGAACGGGTGATATTCATCTATCCATCATTCAGGAAGTTCCGGTAACGGGAGCGGTTATCGTAAGTACGCCTCAACACGTTGCTTTGGCGGACGTTAGAAAAGGTATTGCCATGTTCAATATGGAAAGTATTAACATTCCTGTTCTTGGACTGGTAGAAAATATGGCTTATTTTACGCCGGAAGAATTACCTGACAATAAATATTATATCTTTGGAAACCAGGGAGCACAATATTTGGCAGATGATTTAAATATTCCTGTTTTGGGTGAAATTCCGTTGATTCAGAGCATCAGAGAAGCTGGAGATGTGGGAAGACCTGCTGCATTGCAGGAAAATTCTAAAATTGCAGAAATTTATACAGAAACTGCAAGAAAAATGGTTGAGAGTTTAGTAGAAAGAAATAAGTTTTTACCGCCTACAGAAGCCGTGAAAATCACGACAATGGCAGGTTGCTCACCAAAAAAATAG
- a CDS encoding GH92 family glycosyl hydrolase, with translation MQKFLFILLGLITHNLFSQNYSQYVNPFIGTGGHGHTFPGAIVPFGMVQLSPDTRIDGSWDGCSGYHYSDSVIYGFSHTHLNGTGVSDYGDIMLMPTMGTPGLTPKEYSSKFSHKNEKATAGFYSVKLDKHNIDVRLTTTKRVGYHEYKFNKAGNANIILDLNHRDKLLEGEVRIIDSKTIEVFRRSEAWATNQYIYARIEFSKPMKISKEFLNGEKIDGISEGKKKVSYDGDKLALAFTTAVKSGEKILVKVAISPTGYEGAGKNMLAEGKSNDFNEVQNQAVADWNKELSKIEVKSADKDKLTVFYTAMYHVFTQPNINMDVDGKYRGRDNKFYMAKDFGYYSVFSLWDTFRGAHPLMALIDKKRTADFINTFIKQYEQGGKLPVWELASNETECMIGYHGVSVIADAMAKGITGFDYEKAFQASKNSAMQDIFGLNAYKQNNYISIDDEHESVSKTLEYAYDDWCIAQMAKILNKKDDYEYFMKRSQNWKNLYNPNNGFMQARKNGNWYEPFDPSEVNNNYTEGNSWHYSYSVMQDIPALIAAHGGKEKFEQFIDAIFAASDKTTGREQVDITGLMGQYAQGNEPSHHIAYLYNFVDKPQKTEAKIKYILDNFYKNSPDGLIGNEDCGQMSAWFILSSMGIYSVTPGKPEWETVTPYFDEIKLHLEDGTTRIITKNTPKSELKHLGFENVKMAKDLKYPEQTASPVIAADRLFDFTTQVKITPLNEKDKIYYMTLDEDDANVRKTFKAYKEPFTISKTTQVSTYAERNGEKSGITTANFNRRPNHWDITINANVNLQYTAGGKLALIDGINGDTNWRKGEWQGYQGQTVEAIIDFKSPQPINHISSTYLQDSRAWILMPKKVEYYASMDGKTYILLKTLENNIDPKDTNVQLKDFATEVLPTEARYLKVKAYHFGKLPEWHQGADGEAYIFVDEISVK, from the coding sequence ATGCAGAAATTTTTATTTATTCTTTTAGGATTAATTACTCATAACTTATTTTCACAAAATTATTCGCAATACGTGAATCCTTTTATCGGAACAGGTGGTCACGGACATACTTTTCCGGGTGCCATCGTCCCTTTTGGGATGGTGCAGCTTTCTCCCGATACAAGAATTGACGGAAGCTGGGATGGCTGCAGCGGTTATCATTATTCTGATTCTGTGATTTATGGTTTTTCACATACGCATCTGAATGGAACCGGAGTTTCAGATTACGGCGACATTATGTTGATGCCCACGATGGGAACTCCGGGATTAACGCCGAAAGAATATTCATCAAAATTTTCACACAAAAACGAAAAAGCTACAGCAGGGTTCTATTCAGTTAAATTAGACAAACATAATATCGACGTTCGTTTAACCACAACAAAAAGAGTTGGTTATCACGAATATAAATTTAACAAAGCCGGAAATGCCAATATTATTTTAGATTTAAATCACAGAGATAAATTACTGGAAGGTGAAGTAAGAATTATCGACAGTAAAACCATAGAAGTTTTCAGGAGAAGTGAAGCCTGGGCAACGAATCAGTATATTTATGCGAGAATTGAGTTTTCTAAACCAATGAAAATTTCGAAAGAATTTTTAAACGGTGAAAAAATTGATGGAATCAGTGAAGGCAAAAAGAAAGTTTCCTATGATGGTGACAAGTTAGCTTTAGCTTTCACAACTGCCGTTAAAAGTGGCGAGAAAATTCTTGTAAAAGTGGCGATTTCACCAACGGGTTATGAAGGTGCGGGAAAAAATATGCTGGCTGAAGGAAAATCAAATGACTTCAACGAAGTTCAAAATCAGGCGGTTGCAGATTGGAATAAAGAACTTTCAAAAATTGAAGTGAAGTCTGCCGACAAGGACAAACTGACCGTTTTTTATACAGCAATGTATCACGTTTTTACACAACCGAACATCAATATGGATGTTGATGGAAAATACAGAGGAAGAGACAACAAATTTTATATGGCGAAAGACTTCGGGTACTATTCCGTTTTTTCACTTTGGGATACCTTCAGAGGCGCACATCCGCTGATGGCTTTAATTGATAAAAAAAGAACAGCAGATTTCATCAATACATTCATCAAACAATACGAGCAGGGCGGAAAACTTCCGGTTTGGGAACTTGCTTCCAACGAAACAGAATGTATGATTGGTTATCACGGAGTTTCTGTAATAGCCGACGCGATGGCAAAAGGAATTACAGGATTTGATTATGAAAAAGCTTTTCAGGCTTCAAAAAATTCGGCAATGCAGGATATTTTTGGCTTAAATGCTTACAAACAAAATAATTATATCAGCATTGATGATGAGCACGAAAGTGTTTCTAAAACATTGGAATACGCCTACGACGACTGGTGTATCGCTCAGATGGCGAAAATTTTAAACAAAAAAGACGATTACGAATATTTCATGAAACGTTCTCAAAACTGGAAAAATCTTTACAATCCAAATAACGGTTTTATGCAGGCGAGAAAGAACGGAAACTGGTATGAGCCGTTTGACCCGAGTGAAGTCAACAACAATTATACGGAAGGAAATTCGTGGCATTATTCCTATTCTGTGATGCAGGATATTCCGGCTTTAATTGCAGCTCATGGCGGAAAGGAAAAATTTGAACAGTTTATTGATGCAATTTTCGCAGCTTCTGATAAAACGACAGGAAGAGAACAGGTGGATATTACAGGTTTGATGGGTCAATACGCACAAGGAAACGAACCGAGTCATCATATCGCTTACCTTTATAATTTCGTTGATAAACCACAGAAAACGGAGGCAAAAATCAAATATATTCTCGATAATTTCTATAAAAATTCGCCGGATGGTCTGATTGGTAATGAAGATTGCGGACAGATGAGTGCGTGGTTTATTTTAAGTTCGATGGGAATTTATTCGGTAACGCCGGGAAAACCTGAGTGGGAAACCGTAACGCCTTATTTTGATGAAATTAAACTTCACTTAGAAGACGGAACTACGAGAATCATTACGAAAAACACTCCGAAAAGCGAGCTTAAACATTTGGGATTTGAGAACGTAAAAATGGCTAAAGATTTAAAATATCCTGAACAAACTGCTTCTCCGGTAATTGCTGCGGATCGATTGTTTGATTTTACAACTCAGGTGAAAATCACACCTTTGAACGAAAAAGACAAAATCTATTACATGACTTTGGATGAAGATGATGCCAACGTGAGAAAAACTTTTAAGGCTTACAAAGAACCATTTACCATCAGCAAAACGACGCAGGTTTCTACTTACGCCGAACGAAATGGCGAAAAAAGCGGAATCACAACTGCCAATTTCAACAGAAGACCCAACCATTGGGATATTACCATTAATGCTAATGTTAATCTGCAATACACAGCAGGCGGAAAACTGGCTTTGATTGACGGAATCAACGGTGATACGAATTGGCGAAAAGGTGAATGGCAGGGTTATCAGGGACAAACTGTAGAAGCGATAATTGATTTTAAATCGCCACAACCAATCAATCATATCTCGTCGACCTATCTCCAGGACAGCAGAGCATGGATCTTAATGCCCAAAAAAGTAGAATATTACGCTTCAATGGATGGCAAAACTTATATTCTTCTCAAGACTTTGGAAAATAATATTGATCCGAAAGATACGAATGTTCAACTGAAAGATTTCGCAACTGAAGTCCTTCCAACCGAAGCACGTTATCTAAAGGTAAAAGCCTATCACTTTGGAAAACTTCCTGAATGGCATCAAGGAGCGGATGGTGAAGCTTATATTTTTGTGGATGAGATTTCTGTAAAATAA
- a CDS encoding dicarboxylate/amino acid:cation symporter gives MKGQNKLFIAIIVALIVGVVIGGFVHIQYPESAKPFSDNIKLLGTVFIRLVQMIIAPLVFTTLVVGIAKMSDIKMIGRVGSKAMLWFISASLISLFIGLILVNWLEPGHVTKLPIQDAASADELLKSSKGFSMEDFVKHIIPKSIFEAFATNEVLQIVVFSIMFGVALANLGDEYAQPVIKLFDVIAHAILKMVGYIMWFAPLGVLGAIAAVVATNGFEIFKVYAIYLRDFFFAIAVLWLVLLIVGYLILGNRLFELLRRIKSPLLIAFSTTSSEAVFPKLVEELERFGCNNRVVSFILPLGYSFNLDGSMMYMTFASIFIAQIYGIEMTVGQQITMLLVLMLTSKGIAGVPRASLVIIVATCSMFGIPPEGIALILPIDHFCDMARSMTNVLGNALATSAVSKWEGQLDNHGGDL, from the coding sequence ATGAAAGGACAGAATAAGTTATTTATAGCAATCATTGTTGCACTGATCGTTGGTGTGGTAATCGGCGGATTTGTACATATTCAATATCCCGAAAGTGCAAAACCGTTTTCAGATAACATCAAACTTTTGGGTACCGTTTTTATTAGGTTGGTACAGATGATCATTGCGCCTTTGGTTTTTACAACATTAGTGGTAGGAATTGCCAAAATGAGTGATATTAAAATGATTGGTAGAGTAGGATCAAAAGCGATGCTTTGGTTTATTTCTGCATCATTAATTTCTCTTTTCATAGGTTTGATTTTGGTTAATTGGCTGGAACCCGGTCACGTTACAAAACTCCCGATTCAGGATGCTGCATCTGCGGACGAACTTTTAAAATCAAGCAAAGGCTTCTCTATGGAAGATTTTGTGAAACATATTATTCCTAAAAGTATTTTTGAAGCTTTTGCAACAAACGAAGTTCTTCAGATTGTCGTTTTCTCCATTATGTTTGGCGTTGCTTTGGCTAATTTAGGTGACGAATATGCACAGCCCGTTATCAAGTTATTTGACGTTATTGCTCATGCAATTCTTAAAATGGTGGGCTACATCATGTGGTTTGCGCCGCTTGGAGTTTTAGGTGCAATTGCAGCCGTAGTTGCAACCAATGGTTTTGAGATTTTTAAAGTCTACGCTATTTATTTGAGAGACTTTTTCTTTGCTATAGCAGTTTTATGGCTCGTATTGTTAATAGTAGGATATTTAATCTTAGGAAACCGACTTTTCGAATTATTAAGAAGAATAAAATCACCATTATTAATCGCTTTCTCAACAACAAGTTCAGAAGCAGTTTTCCCCAAATTGGTTGAAGAGCTGGAAAGATTCGGCTGTAATAATAGAGTAGTATCATTTATTTTACCTTTGGGATATTCATTCAATCTGGATGGAAGTATGATGTACATGACTTTTGCATCAATTTTCATCGCTCAGATCTACGGAATTGAAATGACTGTCGGTCAACAGATTACGATGCTTTTGGTATTAATGTTAACCTCAAAAGGAATTGCGGGAGTTCCGAGAGCTTCTTTGGTAATTATCGTAGCAACCTGTTCAATGTTTGGAATTCCACCGGAAGGAATTGCCTTAATTTTACCAATCGATCACTTCTGCGATATGGCAAGAAGTATGACCAATGTTTTAGGAAATGCGTTGGCCACGTCTGCTGTTTCAAAATGGGAAGGTCAGCTTGATAATCATGGTGGCGATTTGTAA
- a CDS encoding BON domain-containing protein, whose product MKKTIAMSALALAVSFGSISCKKKVSDAELQTSATTIVASNPAATVEIKEGVAHLGGTFATQAEKDAAIKSLKEIKGVKDVHDMATIAPAVTAPEPVTTTTAVDPMVQQKVKDALKDFPSVNVEVVNGELTLTGTASSVQARKIKESVDALKVGKVNYNYTVK is encoded by the coding sequence ATGAAAAAAACAATCGCAATGTCTGCCCTAGCTTTGGCAGTATCGTTTGGATCTATTTCGTGTAAAAAGAAAGTTTCTGATGCTGAATTACAAACTTCAGCGACTACAATTGTAGCTTCTAACCCAGCGGCAACAGTAGAAATTAAAGAAGGTGTTGCTCATCTTGGAGGAACATTTGCTACTCAGGCTGAAAAAGACGCTGCCATTAAATCTCTTAAGGAAATTAAAGGTGTAAAAGATGTACATGATATGGCTACTATTGCTCCGGCAGTTACTGCGCCAGAACCTGTAACTACTACAACAGCTGTAGATCCTATGGTTCAGCAAAAAGTGAAAGATGCGTTGAAAGATTTCCCTTCTGTAAATGTGGAAGTTGTAAACGGAGAGCTTACTCTTACAGGTACTGCATCTTCTGTACAGGCAAGAAAAATCAAAGAATCTGTAGATGCTTTGAAAGTTGGAAAAGTAAATTACAATTACACAGTTAAATAA
- a CDS encoding SH3 domain-containing protein, translated as MSTLQDKYSSVVSAAQSAGVSNLQVQEQDGILYVSGHASNTAAKDAVWNALGAIDSTYSASDINIDVQVAGLAAGASLTIATEDSNLNIRQEPSTEAAVVGKAAKGSSVTLVEQTSDDWWKVKTADGQEGYAYSRYLRA; from the coding sequence ATGAGCACATTACAAGATAAATACTCTAGCGTAGTTTCTGCAGCTCAGTCTGCAGGTGTTTCAAATCTTCAGGTTCAGGAGCAAGACGGAATTCTTTATGTTTCAGGACACGCTTCAAATACTGCAGCAAAAGACGCAGTTTGGAACGCTTTGGGAGCAATAGACTCTACTTATTCTGCTTCAGACATTAACATCGATGTACAGGTTGCTGGTTTAGCTGCGGGAGCATCTTTAACGATTGCAACTGAAGATTCTAACCTCAATATCAGACAAGAGCCTTCTACGGAAGCTGCGGTTGTGGGTAAAGCGGCAAAAGGTTCTTCGGTAACATTGGTAGAACAAACTTCTGATGACTGGTGGAAAGTTAAAACTGCCGATGGACAGGAAGGTTACGCATACTCAAGATATCTAAGAGCATAA